From Montipora foliosa isolate CH-2021 chromosome 6, ASM3666993v2, whole genome shotgun sequence, a single genomic window includes:
- the LOC138008800 gene encoding QRFP-like peptide receptor, with protein sequence MAPSNSTDPEIQCEYHHDTRTEQVFKLTAYFIILFGSLIGNVLVILVVVFNRHMRTVTNYLIVNMAVADLLLTAFTMPVTIKEIATRSNDWSATSCKIIPFVQPLSVAGSILTLTAISIDRFLAIMFPLKRYVTFSVACIMIAVVWIVGIAVNSPIPYAMKVFFDEQAQKSYCLEVWTPVFTENAARDFTIVLFAAFYVFPLLTMSVLYSFVIHNLWVRKVPGVQTQANQLRADRSKKKVLKMLLAVVVVFALCWLPVFIAQFIRFFGQETFPCGVPATFSFVSYFLGHANSAINPAMYAVFNSRFRKAFRDLLLCRCRRNNEQHRS encoded by the coding sequence atggCACCAAGCAATAGCACTGACCCCGAAATACAATGTGAATATCACCACGATACACGCACAGAACAAGTTTTCAAGTTAACTGCCTACTTCATCATCCTGTTTGGCTCTCTAATAGGCAATGTGCTGGTCATACTCGTTGTTGTCTTCAACAGACACATGCGAACTGTCACAAACTATCTGATCGTGAACATGGCCGTTGCCGACCTTTTGCTGACAGCTTTTACCATGCCAGTCACAATCAAAGAAATAGCGACTCGCAGCAACGACTGGTCTGCCACTTCGTGCAAGATCATCCCTTTCGTACAACCACTGTCTGTAGCAGGCTCAATTTTGACCTTGACAGCTATCTCTATTGACCGTTTCCTAGCTATCATGTTCCCTCTCAAGCGGTACGTGACATTTTCCGTAGCATGTATCATGATTGCAGTGGTGTGGATAGTTGGAATCGCCGTCAACTCTCCGATCCCTTACGCCATGAAAGTATTTTTCGACGAACAAGCCCAAAAAAGTTATTGCTTGGAGGTATGGACTCCGGTCTTCACAGAAAATGCGGCCAGGGACTTCACAATCGTTCTTTTCGCAGCTTTTTATGTTTTTCCCCTTTTAACTATGTCCGTCTTGTACAGTTTCGTTATTCACAATCTTTGGGTCAGAAAAGTTCCTGGAGTTCAAACGCAAGCAAATCAACTTCGCGCTGACAGGTCCAAGAAGAAGGTTCTGAAGATGCTACTCGCAGTTGTGGTGGTTTTTGCACTGTGCTGGCTGCCAGTTTTCATCGCGCAGTTTATCAGATTCTTTGGCCAAGAAACGTTTCCATGTGGTGTCCCGGCCACTTTCTCTTTTGTGAGCTACTTTCTTGGCCATGCAAATAGCGCCATCAATCCGGCCATGTATGCTGTATTTAACAGTCGCTTTCGCAAAGCCTTCAGAGACTTGTTGCTTTGTCGTTGTCGTCGGAACAATGAACAACACCGCTCTTAG